The genomic segment CATTAGGAGTTAATGTAACTGTTGAAGTTACAATTCAAGATATTTCATCTATATCAGAATTAACAGGTTCATTTGAAACAGATTTATGGTTTTCACAAATATGGATGGATGATAGACTTAAATATGAACATATatcatgtaaaaaaaatttatcattagatGCATCTGTTGTTGATTTATTATGGACTCCAAATACATGTTTTGTTAATAGTATGAAAACAGAAATACATACTAGTCCTTCACAAAATGTACTTCTTATTATATATCCTAATGGAACAGTATGGTTAAATTATAGAGTACGTATTTCTGCACCATGTAAATTtgaattatcaaattttcctcttgataatcaaaaatgtgaattaatatttgaaagTTATTCATATAATATTGCTGAGGTACGTTTATATTGGAGAGAATGGGATCCTGTATCAATATCTAATTCTGATTTTAAACTTCCtgatttttcattttataatgttaCATGGCAACGTGAAATGCTTGAATATACAGCTGGAATGTGGGACCAATTAAAAGTTACATTTAGATTTAAAAGACTTTATGGTTATTATTTACTACAAATGTATTTACCAACATACCTATCTGTCTTTATAAGTTGGATTGCTTTTTGGATAGACTCAAAAGCTTTACCAGCACGTATTACATTAGGAGTTTCATCTTTAATGGCATTAACATTTCAATTTGGTAatgttgttaaaaatttaccacGTGTTTCTTTTGTTAAggtaaattataataattattaaaatattactattatatattttaggcTATAGATCTTTGGTTTTTTGTTTGTGTtgcatttattttttgttcaCTTGTAGAACTTGCCATTGTTGGTTTTATAGATAAAGCATCGATAAGtggatataaaaaaaaaatgaaattcaAATGGAATAACATAAAAACAAACTATTATCCAACAGAAACATGTCTCATTAAAGGATGTCATCATGATGTTTCCGAAAGAATGTAAGTGTAAACATgattgtttattattatttgttttttttttagagatTCATCTTCACCTACAAACTTTATAGATATTAATGAAGACAATCCTGTGTATGAGTCTGTTTTAACATCACAACCAATCACAAGAATGATATCATGTGAttcattttctaatttaaaaattttcgcAAGAAATAAGACAAAGAggtatattatattaataaaacttttttttttaatttctttttctttcatataaatatatatattttttttagagcACAAACTAAAAATAGACATTATCAGAGAAAGTTCTTTAATCATCCAAATATAAGTGAAAAGGTTGATTCATTTGCGGCAAAACTTTTTCCTGCATTATTTGCATTATTTAATGGTATAGTTTGTGTtaattaaactattttatacattatatttttagtgaTTTATTGGTGGTATTATCTTTCTCAAAATAACTACTCAAATAACTACGTAACTGCTGAccatcattaaaatatataaatattaattattttatcaatgtaaaatatacttaaatttgtttctgtgatatattactttttaaggaaagaaatatttattaattctaTATAAATGTGTTACCCATACTTCCagttttactttttatttaaagaaaatttaaaattaattttatggtGTTAGAAAAACTAGATTTTTGATTAGCCTAGGATACATCATATAATAGAACATTAgatacatttaatataactgttatttagaaaattattatattctattcataataatatcttttttattaaattttttataggGATTTTCTAATCCAAAATGAAAGTgcctttttttattaaactccTAAATTCAATTTCATATACctcttcaaattttttatctacaCATCCtaaaaaacttattatttttacgattattttaacaataatatgtTCAATTAAAATACCATTATCAAACATTACTAATGATGTATCTGATTTTACACCTAATGAAGCTCGTGCACGATATGaaagaataatttatgaTCAATTTTTTGCTAATAAAGGACAAGGAAAAagtgtatttatttttattacggcaaaaaataatgataagaaTATGTTAAGTGAAGAGGCATTGCATGACACAGTCGAGGtttgtaattatttataaatatatattttcttttgaaattttattatttattttattatatttttttttatagatacttgatattgtttattcaaattttactGTATATGACAAATTAACAAATAGATATCTTAATTATACatcattttgtaaaaatttttgtattataaatgaaCCAATTagacatttttataatggattaaaaattaaaaataaatttaatgatacaAAATCAGATGGTCATTTAGATCTCAGTTTTCCAATAACTACTGTTTTAGGAAGGCAAATTCATCTTGATCCCAATTTTTTTGGAGctaatattgaaataaagttaaaagatATGGAAAAAACATCAACATATAGTATGATGAATCAATTACAATTAACtaaagaaaatgatattttatcatctgttaaaaataatttaaaaagttttaatttagttttattacaatttagAGCTGAAATACCTTATGGTGTTAGCCCAAAAAATGCTACAAAATGGGAATTAGatattgttaattattttaatgattattatCAAAGTAATTCTATAAATGCTTATGTTTTAACAGAAACTTTTCTAACAGATGAAATTGTAAGATCAGGTTTAACATTAGCaccttttttattaattggttttattattatgacAATTTTTTCATCTATAACAATGTCAATTGCTGCTGCATATGTGAATCAATATAATCATCATAAagtttgttttatatatttttattaaaataatatattttaaagataacaCTAGCATTTTTTGCCTGTGTTTGCCCATTTATGGCATGTGGAACAGCTTTAGGTTTAATGTTTTGGTTAGGATTCAGATTTGGTTCAATATTATGTGTAACTCCTTTTCTTGTTCTTGCAATTGGTGTTGATGATTCATATCTTATGGTTAATTCATGGCAACGGATACTTAAGTCATATCAATTAACATCATCTAATAATCTTTCATcaaaatctatttttaaagatgTTATCATAGATACTGTTCCATCTATAACTATAACAACATTAACAAATATTCTTGCATTTGGGATAGGTGCTTTAACACCAACACCAGAAattcaattattttcaattggTAATACTTTAGCAATTATTgtagattatttttatacatggATATTTTATGgaacaattttatatttatgtggaaataatgaaattgaacaaattaacaatagtaataaagataaaagtGAGACCGTTTCTAAAActgttgaaaaaaataatattaaagataaaattaaaaatttgttaggaaaatttttagattattattgtaatttattaacaaacaaaattattgcatcattaattattggaatacttatattatattggtatatatcaatttcggcaacattaaatataaaagcaGAATTAATAccacaaaaattatttttagaaaccTCAAATGTTGTTAAAATACTTGATTTAAGAAATGAATATGTTGTACCATTTTATGCTGTTGTATttgtttttgtaaataatccTGGTAATATGTCAGATccaaaacaaatattaagaTTAAATAATATGGTTAATGATTTTGAAATTGTATCAAATGTTATTGCAAAACATTACACAAAATATTGGTATAGAGATTatgaattatttatcaaaaatatagaaGAAAGTGTTAAAGAAATGGAtgatgattattttttaaatggtaTTAATGAATTACCACAATTTTTAGAATGGCCAGAATTTTCATTTTGGAAAGGTTTTTtagattataaaattattaataaacaagTTGTTGttgaaagatttttttttacaacagCATCCCATGGTGCATCTCTTAAAGAATGGTCTTATAGGTCAGAAAATTTAGAAAGATGGAGAGGTGTTGCTGATAaggtatattttaaaatttcttttatttttatttaaaaatgtataccttttttttagtataatgATTTAAATGTTACGGTTTATGAAGATGATgcaaaatttttagatttaaTACCAACATTAAAATCACAAACACTTTCATCATCAATTTGTACATTAGTATGCATGTTTATTGTTTGCCTTATGTTTATGGGAGATCCTATAACTGTTTTAGTCGCAACATTTTCAATAACATCAACATGTATAGGTGTTTTTggaattttaacaaaatggGGAGAAGATTTAGATCCAATAGTAATGAGTGCTACAATAATGTCTATAGGTTTTTCTGTTGATATTCCAGCACATATAACATATCACTATTATCAAACAcaatttatatcaaattcCAAACTACAATCAGTTAAATCCAGACTTCAACATTGTCTTTTATCAATTGGTTTTCCAGTTTTAGAAGCTGGTATATCTACAAATATATGTGTTATGAGTCTTTTATTTGTCAATTTACATATGGCAACAGTTTTTGTTAAAACAATGGTGCTTGTTGTTACAATTGGTCTTGTTCATggtttaattattattccAGCTCTCTTTTATTTGATCTCAATTATCccaacatataaaaaatctCCAATTGAAGATTGTACAAATTCaaatgttgaaaaaaattttgtaattgcttaaaattaacttaatcaatatttctttataaataaataatttcatattaactataaatttatcttataaCTATTTTGGAAAAGTGTTCAAAGTAGCATGTCgtaaccatttttttatatatctcttttttatttttccatatatttttgtaaaatttttttatccatttttagttaaaaaaattatggatGATTACGAAAGTGTTATTTTAGTCAAACCAgaagtttttatttatcgAATACCACCAATAACAACTGCCCATGGACATaggtaaaataattatttaacatatgTGTTTAACATAGAcaatgttataaattttaggGCTGCAGATTGGAAACTTGATACGCCTGATTGGATTGGACGTATGAGACTTATATCAAAAGGTGATAAACTGGAACTATGTTTAGATGATAAGACAACTGGTGAATTATATGCTAAAGCACCAATTGATTCTCTTGAATCACGTGCAATAGAAGCTGTTGTTGATTCATCAAGATATTTTGTTGTACAGTTACGTAGCGATACAGGAAGAACTGCATTTGTTGGAATGGGTTTTTCTGATAGAAGTGATTCATTTGATTTAAATGTTGCTTTACAAGATCATTTTagatcattaaaaaaagaagttgAAATCGATAATACTCCTAAATTAGATCTTGGTTTTAAAGAAGGCCAAACAATAACTGTAAAAATTGGTAATAAAACATCAACACCAAGACCTAAACCATCTTCAAATGTTGGAGGAACTGTTCCTTTACTCCCACCTCCACCAAGTTCAAGTAATCGTATTAGAAATTCATAACGTCACAAAAAGGAAACAAAATTATCTAAATATAAGCtattttaactaattttaattattttctttttttattttttaattattcaaatttaattcacttttaacataatctttgtaattaataatttgttttttaaataggtTTTTTGCctatacaatatttataatattgtaatttCAATTTAGTacatttgttaaaatatagtatATACACTTTTGGAGATGATACGTACACCAACTCGGCAATGTATTACAAGATTAAAGAcggattataaaaatttaattaaagatCCGATTCCATTGGTTGAAGCAGTTCCATTAGAGGAAAATATTTGTGAGTGGCATTTTTGCATAACTGGTGCCTCTGATACACCATATTATGGTGGTTATTATCACggaaaattaatttttccaCCGGAATTTCCTTTTAAACCACCATCAATTTATATGATAACACCTAGTGGGCGTTTTAAAACGGATGTAAGATTATGTTTGTCAATATCTGATTTTCATCCAGATACTTGGAATCCTTGTTGGAATGCTGGTACAATTGTATCAGGTTTAATTTCATTCATGAATGGAACAGCTGTTACACTTGGAAGTATTGAAACTACCgatgaagaaaaaagaaaacttgCAAAACAAAGTTTGGCTTTTAACCTTAAAGATAAGCTATTCGTAAAACTCTTTCCATCTACTGCAAAAAAAATTGGTGCTGAACTTAGAGAATTGGCATTGACAGATAAAGAATATGTTAAACCACTTCGTTCTGACTATGTTAAAAATTCGtatgtttataaattttctaatttttcaatttttttttagtagtGAAAATAATAGAATTGACAATGAGGCTACCGTATTGTTTCTTATATACTGTGCCGGTGGTGCCTTAGCATTGTCATTAATTATCTCTGCTGTGAAATACTATTTATgggtttaaaataaagttttggATAAGTttctcaaaaaaaaaaaataagtactATAAGTTCTAAACATAtaattatgtaattttttcctataaaactttgttaatataaattttatcatctttATTTGGTTTTAtcctaaatatattttaaatttattttattcttttaatgtaaaatatcaaaaacatTCTTTAGAAATGTCGTAAATAgcttaaaaatgaattttctATCAAATTATGCAATAATAcgtttattttttctttcatgGATTTGTTTAATAACTTTTGCCATCTATTATCAATATTCATTTCTTTCAAATTATAACTGTAATTCTGTTATACGGGAACATTTAGAATTAcaaaacattaataatatgCATAAAAcacatttattaaatgatacaTCAGTACCTAAGTTAAAAACATATCTGCTTATCATGATAATGACTACACCCAATGACAATGATGTAAGGGAAGTTATAAGAAATACTTGGTTAAAATTATCTAATCGTGGTAAGCATGTATTTCAATATCGTTTTCCAATTGgcataaaaaatatggatTTAAGTATTAGAGATTCATTAAgagatgaaaataatatttataatgatttaattttcttatctGATGTTTACGAAGATTATCAATTGTTAACCTTGAAAGTTGctaatacatttaaatatgcCTATGAGCATTTTGATTttcaatatcttttaaaagttGATTCAGATAGTTTTGTACGACTTGGTACATTAATTAAATCATTAAAGGATCTTAATCATCCACGTCTTTATTGGGGATTTTTAGATGGTAGAGCAAAACCTTTTAGAAAGGGAAAATGGAAAGAAGTTGATTGGATTTTATGTGACAGATACCTTCCATATCAggtaaaagaaatttatgaatataaatataataattaaattattttagctTGGTGGTGGATATGTTATATCTAGTTCATTAGTTTCATATATTGCAACTAATCTTccacttttaaaaatgtataaaagtGAAGATGTTGCTGTTGGTGCTTGGTTAGGTGGTCTTGATATTAAATATCTTCATGATCCACGTTTTGATACAGAATATTTATCACGTGGCTGtaataatgaatatattataacacataaacaaaataaagaGATGTTACAAAAACTTTACAATAATCTATTAAAAACTGGAAAGTTATgtgaaaaagaatataaaacacgtctttcttatatttatgatttttCAGTTGATCCAAGTTTATGCTGTGTTAGAAAAAATGGTTCTAATATtccataaaattaaattatacaacttttttttttcctatttataataataaattggttttttttttataatttttaattaaaatataagatataaaatgaaatttattgtgaaaaaaaaatattattattaacatttaaggtaaaagaaaaaaaaaaagtacaacaaaaatacaatttttatgacatcattaattattcgactattttattttttgctaAAAGACGTGCTACTTTTTCAagttgttttaaattttcactATAACCTGTAGCATAATCATCACAATAATATGGTAGTTTGTTATCTttgcaaaattttttaactaatttaCTGCAAGAATTTAAATTTGATCTTGGCATAGTTGGGAAAAGATGATGTtcaatttgataatttaatcCACCCCATAACCAATCAGTAAAAACTGATGGATTCATATTTCTTGTTGTTAATATTTGAAGTgcaacaaaattatttaatattctaCTATTTTCAGGATATTTATCAACTGAATTATGATTAAATGTTACAACAAACCCAATAAGAAAACCTCCAAGGAGTTGCGATAATAAGAAATACCAAATTCTCGTTGTATTGTCTGGaagtaaatataattgtCCAAGAACCCAGGTCCAATGAATTATTATTCCTAATTGTTCCCAGAATGCATTTATCctatattgtttaaattgACTGGTACTTTGAGCAAAGACAAATGCAATAGATTGTGATGTCCATGAGACACGAATTAATGGAAGCATcaatgtaaaatataaatgttgaTATGGAATTATTTTGAGAAGTAATTTTTCTATTggttgtttaaaatatttcaattgtTTTGGTACAAATGCAACTAGTGGTGTTAAATCAATGTCAGTATCATgatctaaaaaatattacaataacattatataaagataaaaatataaagttttaaataataacaaaccTATGATATTAGTTGCTGCATGATGAGTATTGTGTTTATCCTTCCACCAATCTCGTGAGAATCCTTGACAAATATTACCAAGAAATATTGACATTACATTATTAAACTTTCTATCTTTTCCTGGTTGGTGATGACAATATTCATGACATAACCATCCTAATTGTTGCCAAGCTAATCCCAAAACTAATGCTGAAATAAAATACCATCCATAATATTGAAGAACAAATGCTATACTCATTATGGTAAGTGTATCAAAtgtttttcttatataaaatgCCTGGTCGTCATCCATTAACCCATATTCAAAGATTTTTTCtcttaatttttcaaaatttttaaccaTTGCTTTTTCTTCTTCTATTGTATAATCATATGTAGATACATTTATATCACTACAATCATTTTGATTttgtttttgtaatattGGATCAtctttaacattaataactttatgcttttttaaaaaatttaattgtttatagGCAATTTCTGAACCTTCATGAAATGCATGAAATATGTGGGTAGCATCAGAatcactaaaaaaaaatagaagaaaataaagtaaataaaataaaattagtaaaaacAAACCTATATTGTGATAAAACTGCTCCACCAGGATGATTTTTAATGACATCCTCAGATATTTCTAACCATAACCCAtctattttcattttaataggttttattaaaattttattaacacaCTCATTATCAGATGTCATTGttaagttaataaaatagaaataaaaattgaaatgaTGGATTATGATATTATTTCAACAGTGGGAAAACCTTAAGTAGACAAAAATTTATGCATTGTCTGATTAGTTATACCCGATATGTCAATTACCTTCATATCATAGATTATATTAAACGatgattgataaaaattttatctcttatttgaaaaaagttattttgaTACTTTTCTTCCGTCGTAAATGGcgtgatatatttttactggTGCTCTTAATCAAGAGTATCAACACATGTCATAGATTGCtcaattttaatttagtATATGATACGTGATaagtacaaaattttatattgtaataatagttaaattcatattttactattaaattttgttacatcttttattctttttttttcatgaaatttaataaaaagggttggtatttaaacatttattttaacttaaaaattaattaaaacaataagataatatattaatcgaaacattatttattaatttaacaaaattgataacaaaaaaaaggatGCCCTTGTCACATAAATGTCATCAAAacgtttttaattttaccttttttattaatacattagttaaaatattgaaaaataattaattcatcaatcaatagaaataaagttgttttagaaaagtttaaaatatttattggtattacaaatatttgcttaaaatattcaaaatatgtTCAAATTTTGTTGGTACtaatttacattattttcCTCAATCCTCTCACCATCAAATGCCGCCCaccattaaattttaataataaactcCTGGTAAGTAAAAATGTTGCGGCATCATTTTAGCTATCTTAAAAACAGGAAACAGACTCTTTtatcttataataatatttaaaagtataagtTCTTTGTCAACAATGAATAccataaatcaaaaatttgaaaaaataattatgatttattttacaCTTATCGCCTCGTTGAATTCAGGCATGTGTCCTTTtcataattgttttaaactATACCAAATTATTAGAGCATCTGTCCATCTTCCATTATTCTTTTGTCTAATCTTAAGACATagaagttataaaaaaaacaatggATTCTTAACtt from the Strongyloides ratti genome assembly S_ratti_ED321, chromosome : X genome contains:
- a CDS encoding Gamma-aminobutyric acid A receptor/Glycine receptor alpha family and Neurotransmitter-gated ion-channel transmembrane domain and Neurotransmitter-gated ion-channel family and Neurotransmitter-gated ion-channel ligand-binding domain-containing protein, which encodes MNNYDKTIVPSTLGVNVTVEVTIQDISSISELTGSFETDLWFSQIWMDDRLKYEHISCKKNLSLDASVVDLLWTPNTCFVNSMKTEIHTSPSQNVLLIIYPNGTVWLNYRVRISAPCKFELSNFPLDNQKCELIFESYSYNIAEVRLYWREWDPVSISNSDFKLPDFSFYNVTWQREMLEYTAGMWDQLKVTFRFKRLYGYYLLQMYLPTYLSVFISWIAFWIDSKALPARITLGVSSLMALTFQFGNVVKNLPRVSFVKAIDLWFFVCVAFIFCSLVELAIVGFIDKASISGYKKKMKFKWNNIKTNYYPTETCLIKGCHHDVSERIDSSSPTNFIDINEDNPVYESVLTSQPITRMISCDSFSNLKIFARNKTKRAQTKNRHYQRKFFNHPNISEKVDSFAAKLFPALFALFNVIYWWYYLSQNNYSNNYVTADHH
- a CDS encoding Sterol-sensing domain and Acriflavin resistance protein family and Patched family-containing protein, whose translation is MKVPFFIKLLNSISYTSSNFLSTHPKKLIIFTIILTIICSIKIPLSNITNDVSDFTPNEARARYERIIYDQFFANKGQGKSVFIFITAKNNDKNMLSEEALHDTVEILDIVYSNFTVYDKLTNRYLNYTSFCKNFCIINEPIRHFYNGLKIKNKFNDTKSDGHLDLSFPITTVLGRQIHLDPNFFGANIEIKLKDMEKTSTYSMMNQLQLTKENDILSSVKNNLKSFNLVLLQFRAEIPYGVSPKNATKWELDIVNYFNDYYQSNSINAYVLTETFLTDEIVRSGLTLAPFLLIGFIIMTIFSSITMSIAAAYVNQYNHHKITLAFFACVCPFMACGTALGLMFWLGFRFGSILCVTPFLVLAIGVDDSYLMVNSWQRILKSYQLTSSNNLSSKSIFKDVIIDTVPSITITTLTNILAFGIGALTPTPEIQLFSIGNTLAIIVDYFYTWIFYGTILYLCGNNEIEQINNSNKDKSETVSKTVEKNNIKDKIKNLLGKFLDYYCNLLTNKIIASLIIGILILYWYISISATLNIKAELIPQKLFLETSNVVKILDLRNEYVVPFYAVVFVFVNNPGNMSDPKQILRLNNMVNDFEIVSNVIAKHYTKYWYRDYELFIKNIEESVKEMDDDYFLNGINELPQFLEWPEFSFWKGFLDYKIINKQVVVERFFFTTASHGASLKEWSYRSENLERWRGVADKYNDLNVTVYEDDAKFLDLIPTLKSQTLSSSICTLVCMFIVCLMFMGDPITVLVATFSITSTCIGVFGILTKWGEDLDPIVMSATIMSIGFSVDIPAHITYHYYQTQFISNSKLQSVKSRLQHCLLSIGFPVLEAGISTNICVMSLLFVNLHMATVFVKTMVLVVTIGLVHGLIIIPALFYLISIIPTYKKSPIEDCTNSNVEKNFVIA
- a CDS encoding NECAP-like protein CG9132, with amino-acid sequence MDDYESVILVKPEVFIYRIPPITTAHGHRAADWKLDTPDWIGRMRLISKGDKLELCLDDKTTGELYAKAPIDSLESRAIEAVVDSSRYFVVQLRSDTGRTAFVGMGFSDRSDSFDLNVALQDHFRSLKKEVEIDNTPKLDLGFKEGQTITVKIGNKTSTPRPKPSSNVGGTVPLLPPPPSSSNRIRNS
- a CDS encoding Ubiquitin-conjugating enzyme E2 J2; this translates as MIRTPTRQCITRLKTDYKNLIKDPIPLVEAVPLEENICEWHFCITGASDTPYYGGYYHGKLIFPPEFPFKPPSIYMITPSGRFKTDVRLCLSISDFHPDTWNPCWNAGTIVSGLISFMNGTAVTLGSIETTDEEKRKLAKQSLAFNLKDKLFVKLFPSTAKKIGAELRELALTDKEYVKPLRSDYVKNSSENNRIDNEATVLFLIYCAGGALALSLIISAVKYYLWV
- a CDS encoding Beta-1,3-galactosyltransferase 6 — translated: MHKTHLLNDTSVPKLKTYLLIMIMTTPNDNDVREVIRNTWLKLSNRGKHVFQYRFPIGIKNMDLSIRDSLRDENNIYNDLIFLSDVYEDYQLLTLKVANTFKYAYEHFDFQYLLKVDSDSFVRLGTLIKSLKDLNHPRLYWGFLDGRAKPFRKGKWKEVDWILCDRYLPYQLGGGYVISSSLVSYIATNLPLLKMYKSEDVAVGAWLGGLDIKYLHDPRFDTEYLSRGCNNEYIITHKQNKEMLQKLYNNLLKTGKLCEKEYKTRLSYIYDFSVDPSLCCVRKNGSNIP
- a CDS encoding Fads2 protein codes for the protein MTSDNECVNKILIKPIKMKIDGLWLEISEDVIKNHPGGAVLSQYSDSDATHIFHAFHEGSEIAYKQLNFLKKHKVINVKDDPILQKQNQNDCSDINVSTYDYTIEEEKAMVKNFEKLREKIFEYGLMDDDQAFYIRKTFDTLTIMSIAFVLQYYGWYFISALVLGLAWQQLGWLCHEYCHHQPGKDRKFNNVMSIFLGNICQGFSRDWWKDKHNTHHAATNIIDHDTDIDLTPLVAFVPKQLKYFKQPIEKLLLKIIPYQHLYFTLMLPLIRVSWTSQSIAFVFAQSTSQFKQYRINAFWEQLGIIIHWTWVLGQLYLLPDNTTRIWYFLLSQLLGGFLIGFVVTFNHNSVDKYPENSRILNNFVALQILTTRNMNPSVFTDWLWGGLNYQIEHHLFPTMPRSNLNSCSKLVKKFCKDNKLPYYCDDYATGYSENLKQLEKVARLLAKNKIVE